From Pseudoalteromonas sp. R3, one genomic window encodes:
- a CDS encoding HAMP domain-containing sensor histidine kinase produces the protein MTLSLYHRLALTITAVFMLIVSVFVWWTQNLSSVSRAQAEQQLHIGLAEHLAQDNPLLQQGVYDYKALENLFHTLMVLGPAFEFYFVDPSGKLLTYSAKPGEVKRESIDLSPLVQLINAPARLPVYGDDPRALTGQKIFSVAPVYNEQKLQGYLYVIIGSSIYDSIVAQLNSSDQLVKQAVWLGVFLLLLFITLLLLFRFMTKPLKRLNQYIRTVEAHKFDIKQAPMLEWQQQDNEIHQLGNGINTMLHTINQQMSQLTAVDEQRRQLLAHLSHDLRTPLASLQGYLELVERGSATTGDMQRYMNIALKNCSQLKNLIDQIFELAHLESGHTQVHFEVFNLGELIYDVLAKFALKAQQAEITLRVTPTECDYVVYSDIAKLERVLSNLIENALRHTPAGGIISIAVNPKDGGYDIAVQDTGVGISPKELPYIFEARYQASNSKGCKKTHAGLGLAITARLLKLLKSEIKVNSQLGQGSEFVFQIRGAE, from the coding sequence ATGACTCTCTCTCTTTATCACCGCCTCGCATTGACAATCACGGCCGTTTTTATGCTTATCGTGTCGGTGTTTGTCTGGTGGACCCAGAATCTGTCATCGGTTTCACGCGCGCAGGCAGAGCAACAACTGCATATTGGGCTTGCTGAGCATCTAGCACAGGACAACCCGCTACTCCAGCAAGGAGTCTACGACTATAAGGCGCTGGAGAACCTGTTTCATACCCTGATGGTGTTGGGCCCGGCATTTGAATTCTACTTTGTTGACCCCAGCGGCAAACTGCTCACCTATTCGGCCAAACCTGGTGAGGTAAAACGCGAATCGATTGATTTAAGCCCGCTGGTACAGCTGATCAACGCCCCCGCCAGACTCCCGGTATATGGCGATGATCCGCGCGCTTTAACAGGGCAAAAGATCTTTTCTGTTGCGCCTGTGTATAACGAACAAAAGTTGCAGGGATATCTGTACGTTATTATTGGTTCGTCGATTTATGACTCGATTGTGGCGCAGCTCAACAGTTCTGATCAGCTGGTAAAACAAGCCGTATGGCTGGGTGTCTTTTTGCTGCTTTTATTTATTACCCTGCTGTTGCTGTTCCGTTTTATGACCAAACCATTGAAGCGTCTGAATCAGTACATTCGCACCGTTGAGGCGCATAAATTTGATATTAAACAAGCACCCATGCTTGAGTGGCAGCAACAGGATAATGAAATCCATCAGCTGGGCAACGGTATCAACACCATGCTGCACACCATCAATCAGCAGATGTCCCAACTAACAGCGGTAGATGAGCAACGCCGCCAGTTACTGGCGCATCTGTCACATGACTTGCGCACGCCATTAGCCTCTTTACAGGGCTACCTTGAACTGGTTGAGCGAGGATCTGCGACAACCGGCGACATGCAGCGTTATATGAATATCGCCCTGAAAAACTGCTCGCAACTGAAAAATCTCATCGACCAGATCTTCGAGCTGGCGCATCTGGAGTCCGGACATACTCAGGTGCATTTTGAGGTCTTTAATCTGGGTGAACTCATATACGATGTGCTCGCCAAGTTTGCCCTCAAAGCCCAGCAGGCTGAGATCACCCTGCGCGTCACCCCCACGGAATGTGACTATGTGGTGTACTCAGACATTGCCAAACTGGAACGCGTACTGAGTAACTTAATAGAGAATGCACTGCGTCACACCCCGGCTGGTGGCATTATCTCTATTGCCGTAAATCCAAAGGATGGCGGTTACGATATCGCAGTTCAGGACACAGGGGTTGGGATCAGTCCCAAAGAGCTACCCTATATTTTTGAAGCGCGCTATCAGGCCAGTAACAGCAAAGGCTGTAAAAAAACCCACGCTGGCCTCGGCCTGGCCATAACCGCCAGACTATTAAAACTGCTCAAATCAGAAATCAAGGTAAACAGCCAACTTGGCCAGGGCAGCGAATTTGTATTTCAGATAAGAGGCGCCGAGTGA
- a CDS encoding DJ-1/PfpI family protein translates to MFKVGIVLFDDFTDVDFFLMYDLLGRAADSWTVSILGTKPEHHSHLGIEVKTDGHISAVADQDAVLITSGKRGIPAAMKNAEFMSALNLDPNKQLIGSICAGSFILHELGLLKGKPLTTNPDAKTALQSLGGNVQDTPLVIEGNIATAGGCLSLIYLIGWLAERLFDSNKRKAIQSQLIPAGQLALFEALIATTIQSAELANSHNNHTKLANEFRTENTQFNCEKH, encoded by the coding sequence ATGTTTAAAGTCGGAATTGTTTTGTTTGATGATTTCACGGATGTGGACTTCTTTCTTATGTATGACTTGCTTGGCCGAGCAGCCGATAGCTGGACGGTGAGCATACTTGGTACCAAGCCTGAACATCACTCTCACCTTGGAATAGAAGTCAAAACGGACGGACACATTTCAGCAGTGGCGGATCAAGATGCCGTACTTATCACAAGTGGTAAGCGCGGTATTCCAGCGGCCATGAAGAATGCCGAGTTTATGTCGGCATTGAATCTTGATCCAAATAAGCAACTCATTGGTTCGATTTGTGCGGGTTCATTCATCCTTCATGAGCTCGGTTTACTAAAGGGCAAGCCTTTGACAACAAACCCAGATGCTAAGACTGCCCTGCAAAGTTTGGGAGGCAATGTTCAGGACACACCACTCGTAATAGAAGGTAATATAGCAACTGCCGGTGGCTGTCTTTCGTTGATATATTTAATTGGTTGGCTAGCCGAGCGCTTGTTTGACTCAAACAAGCGAAAAGCCATACAAAGTCAATTGATACCCGCTGGACAGCTAGCCTTGTTTGAAGCGCTGATAGCCACAACGATTCAATCGGCAGAGCTGGCGAATTCGCACAATAACCACACCAAGCTTGCAAATGAGTTTAGAACAGAGAACACGCAATTTAATTGCGAAAAACACTGA
- a CDS encoding sigma-70 family RNA polymerase sigma factor, which produces MTEHIKEQDRSHIVETFWPQIRRAAKGYEQRSALCEELSQDMAFALWRALGNFDGQCKLNTYVYRVIHNVAVDHIRKYSRQNEDELAEELVHSTDSPEVNMQQQQQQQRLERAIQQLPLSHRQVMMLKLEGIDTAEISDVLGISEANVGIRLHRAKAQLTEQLMEKN; this is translated from the coding sequence GTGACTGAGCACATCAAGGAGCAGGACAGGTCGCACATTGTTGAGACGTTTTGGCCGCAGATCAGACGTGCGGCGAAGGGTTATGAGCAGCGCTCGGCGTTGTGTGAGGAGTTGTCTCAGGATATGGCCTTTGCACTTTGGCGGGCGCTGGGCAACTTTGACGGGCAATGTAAGTTAAACACTTATGTGTATCGGGTGATCCACAATGTAGCGGTTGATCATATTCGCAAGTACAGCAGGCAAAACGAAGATGAGTTGGCAGAGGAGCTGGTTCATAGCACTGATTCACCAGAAGTAAACATGCAACAACAGCAACAACAACAGCGGCTGGAAAGGGCTATTCAGCAGCTTCCTTTGAGTCACAGGCAGGTGATGATGCTAAAACTGGAAGGAATTGATACGGCTGAGATCAGTGATGTGCTGGGGATCAGCGAAGCTAACGTCGGGATCCGACTGCATCGTGCCAAAGCGCAACTCACAGAGCAACTAATGGAGAAAAACTAA
- a CDS encoding LysE family translocator yields MTLWQLLLFIPACFALNMAPGPNNLLSMNNARCYGFRTAVIAGGGRIAAFAIMIALVASGLAVVLYASETLFFTIKVAGAAYLLWLAIALWRSEASPLAEVGLSKSRLGLVRQEFLLAAGNPKAILIFTAFLPQFVDSKGSVREQLFSLGCTFLVLELCAISIYALFGLYLRQWFSKPHMVKRFNRACAAFLAVSGINLLFSRQS; encoded by the coding sequence ATGACACTGTGGCAGCTACTTTTATTTATTCCTGCCTGTTTTGCCCTCAATATGGCACCAGGCCCTAATAATTTATTGAGTATGAATAATGCGCGTTGTTACGGGTTCAGAACAGCGGTTATTGCAGGTGGTGGACGGATAGCCGCTTTTGCAATTATGATAGCGCTGGTGGCATCCGGTCTGGCAGTAGTTTTGTATGCCTCTGAAACGCTGTTCTTTACCATTAAAGTGGCTGGTGCCGCTTATTTACTCTGGCTTGCCATTGCACTTTGGCGATCAGAAGCCAGTCCACTGGCAGAGGTGGGCCTGAGTAAGAGCCGCCTTGGGTTGGTAAGGCAGGAGTTCCTGCTGGCAGCGGGCAACCCAAAGGCGATTTTGATATTTACTGCTTTTTTACCTCAATTTGTTGATAGTAAAGGGAGTGTGCGTGAGCAGCTATTCTCTCTGGGTTGCACTTTTCTGGTATTAGAGTTATGTGCTATTTCTATCTATGCCCTGTTTGGCCTATATCTGAGGCAATGGTTTTCTAAGCCGCACATGGTGAAGCGTTTCAATCGGGCATGCGCGGCATTTCTGGCGGTATCTGGAATAAATTTACTGTTTAGCAGGCAGTCTTAA
- a CDS encoding alpha/beta hydrolase-fold protein: MNSLFKVVTCIFFCTLVMNLVACGGGSDSGTTPLDSSAQPFMPGERLQLEAISSTNTGVSYPLRIYLPQNRTANKTYPVIYTLDAEWRFETIADSLDKNKMEVILVGVENYVDEDYQHRESYSQWPLAEDYFAFIRKELAPYIETQYPVNQADRTIMGHSNTGLFVGLVLLMDDPHQPFFRRHVSFDGSFWAHTELTSQMVDDRRALSQTLKSRTILVGANGRIGNVVYVRKFDYWLERANFSQLDLTYLEYEQEHIPVVAYSVDEVLTSLYR; the protein is encoded by the coding sequence ATGAATTCACTATTTAAGGTCGTTACGTGCATTTTCTTCTGTACTTTGGTTATGAATCTGGTTGCCTGTGGTGGAGGCTCTGACTCTGGTACGACACCGTTGGACTCGTCTGCTCAACCTTTCATGCCCGGCGAGCGACTGCAACTTGAAGCGATTTCCTCGACTAATACAGGGGTGTCGTATCCGTTAAGAATCTATTTGCCGCAAAATCGTACCGCCAACAAAACATATCCTGTGATTTACACGTTGGATGCTGAGTGGCGTTTTGAAACGATAGCCGATAGCCTGGATAAAAATAAGATGGAAGTGATCCTGGTCGGTGTAGAAAATTACGTAGATGAAGATTATCAGCACAGAGAGAGCTACTCACAGTGGCCCCTGGCAGAAGATTATTTTGCTTTTATTCGTAAAGAACTTGCGCCATATATAGAAACCCAATACCCAGTCAACCAAGCTGATCGGACAATTATGGGGCATTCTAATACCGGTTTGTTTGTTGGTCTGGTTTTGCTAATGGATGACCCTCATCAGCCATTTTTTCGCCGCCATGTGTCATTTGATGGCAGCTTCTGGGCGCATACCGAGTTGACCTCACAGATGGTTGATGACAGGCGGGCGCTAAGCCAGACTCTAAAGAGTCGCACTATTTTGGTTGGTGCCAATGGCAGAATTGGCAATGTCGTATATGTGCGTAAATTCGACTACTGGCTTGAACGCGCAAACTTCTCACAGCTGGATCTCACATATCTTGAATATGAACAAGAACATATTCCGGTGGTTGCATATTCGGTAGATGAAGTGCTGACTAGCTTGTATCGCTAA